In one Lolium rigidum isolate FL_2022 chromosome 3, APGP_CSIRO_Lrig_0.1, whole genome shotgun sequence genomic region, the following are encoded:
- the LOC124699256 gene encoding DIMBOA UDP-glucosyltransferase BX8-like: MARQEQGSDGVRRRVVVFPLPFEGHMSPMLQLAELLHARGLAVTVFHTDFNAPDPARHPELAFVPIHETLPNGDASPGGGTDIVAQLLALNGACERPFREALASLLLCQRPPDVACVVVDGQWYTALGAASGLGVPVLALRTDSAAMFRSLLAFPRLRDAGYIPVKDERLDELVAELEPLRVRDLIRVDGSGTDALCGFIARVADAMRASASGVVLNTFDAIEALELTKIQDELSCPAFAVGPLHRMCPAPAEHSLHKPDRSCLAWLDAHPPRSVLYVSLGSVASVDPGVFEEMAWGLASSGVPFLWVVRPGSVHGIGTEATPRMPDGIDDEVRTRGKVVAWAPQREVLAHEAIGAFWTHCGWNSTLESISAGVPMLAQPCFADQTVNARYLTHQWGVGLELGDVIDRARVAKTVRMMMAGKEGDRVRERARQLKLQTDQCVASSLAIENLARYMLSL, translated from the exons ATGGCTAGACAAGAACAAGGTTCCGACGGCGTCCGCCGCCGTGTCGTCGTATTTCCGCTGCCGTTTGAGGGCCACATGAGCCCCATGCTCCAGCTGGCTGAGCTCCTCCACGCTCGTGGCTTGGCCGTCACCGTCTTCCACACCGACTTCAACGCACCCGACCCAGCGCGCCACCCGGAGTTGGCCTTCGTCCCCATCCACGAGACGCTCCCCAACGGGGACGCCAGCCCCGGGGGCGGGACCGACATCGTCGCCCAGCTCCTGGCTCTGAACGGCGCTTGCGAGCGGCCGTTCCGCGAGGCGCTCGCGTCTCTGCTGCTGTGTCAACGACCACCGGACGTCGCTTGCGTGGTGGTCGACGGGCAGTGGTACACGGCGCTGGGCGCCGCCAGCGGGCTTGGCGTGCCCGTGCTCGCGCTTCGGACGGACAGCGCCGCCATGTTCCGCAGCTTGCTGGCGTTCCCGCGGCTGCGCGACGCCGGCTACATCCCAGTCAAAG ACGAGCGACTGGATGAGCTGGTGGCAGAGCTGGAGCCGCTCCGCGTGCGAGATCTCATCCGCGTCGACGGCAGCGGCACGGATGCGCTGTGTGGCTTCATCGCGCGCGTCGCCGACGCCATGCGAGCATCGGCATCCGGGGTCGTGCTCAACACGTTCGATGCCATCGAAGCGTTGGAGCTAACCAAGATCCAGGACGAGCTGTCCTGTCCTGCCTTCGCCGTGGGCCCGCTGCACAGGATGTGCCCTGCGCCGGCGGAGCACAGCCTGCACAAGCCGGACCGCAGCTGCCTGGCatggctggacgcgcacccgccgCGCTCCGTGCTGTACGTGAGCCTGGGAAGCGTGGCCAGCGTCGACCCTGGCGTGTTCGAGGAGATGGCGTGGGGGCTGGCCAGTAGCGGCGTGCCGTTCCTGTGGGTCGTCAGGCCCGGTTCCGTCCATGGCATTGGCACCGAAGCGACGCCGCGGATGCCGGACGGGATCGACGACGAGGTGAGGACCAGAGGGAAGGTCGTGGCATGGGCGCCACAAAGGGAGGTCCTGGCCCATGAGGCCATCGGCGCCTTCTGGACGCACTGCGGCTGGAACTCGACGCTGGAGAGCATAAGCGCGGGCGTGCCGATGCTGGCGCAGCCGTGCTTCGCGGACCAGACGGTGAACGCGAGGTACTTGACGCACCAATGGGGGGTTGGGCTTGAGTTGGGGGATGTGATCGACAGGGCGAGGGTTGCCAAAACGGTGAGGATGATGATGGCCGGGAAGGAAGGGGATCGGGTGAGGGAGAGGGCGCGTCAACTGAAACTGCAAACTGATCAGTGTGTTGCGAGTAGTTTGGCCATTGAAAATCTGGCGCGCTACATGCTGTCACTATGA